From the Gouania willdenowi chromosome 19, fGouWil2.1, whole genome shotgun sequence genome, one window contains:
- the LOC114481903 gene encoding forkhead box protein J1-B-like: MSAVIKLEHLQSQTRMPVFPMPRAKRFKVDRLEMYLEDQVQGSGPAPLDDTLTSLHWLQDFSILSSDPEWPSGPGCPSSQEQLFLRRLSNDSPSSLAVGDTAASGMAQYLGSDSTVGPHPRIQEQPIPLVEVVYKTDPKVKPPCSHASLICMAMQASKQPKVTVSAIFKWITENFCYYKHAEPSWKNSIRQTLSRNKCFRKVPKQKDEPSKGGFWQIDPEYADMFVNGIFKGRTRTLRRNNGFQGNQDTARTSANEDVSPEQKPLLSTKPDSMRVDILAAALEEVLGGDCSTLEDSDLNAALRSLECEMEGMQEPIGELGRWWGDVMNQQLSYGYMDLCVTTTDGTGNVAELQTPQHYLYQHQDHLNESSVSGEGAEVKVDTVTVPPTLDPGFGLSEGFFTATCDHPPPPTLTVL, encoded by the exons atgtcagcAGTGATCAAG TTGGAGCATCTTCAGTCTCAAACCAGGATGCCAGTCTTTCCAATGCCTCGAGCCAAAAGGTTTAAGGTGGACAGGTTGGAGATGTACCTGGAGGATCAGGTCCAAGGGTCTGGACCTGCCCCCCTTGATGACACCCTGACCAGCCTCCACTGGCTCCAGGACTTCTCCATCCTCAGCTCAGACCCGGAGTGGCCCAGTGGCCCCGGGTGTCCCTCCTCCCAGGAGCAGCTCTTCCTCAGACGCCTTAGCAACGACTCTCCGTCCAGCCTCGCCGTGGGAGACACCGCAGCCTCCGGGATGGCTCAGTACCTCGGCAGCGACTCCACCGTTGGTCCCCATCCCCGCATCCAGGAGCAGCCCATccctctggtggaggtggtCTACAAGACTGACCCCAAAGTCAAACCACCTTGTTCTCACGCCTCTCTCATCTGCATGGCCATGCAGGCCAGCAAACAGCCCAAAGTCACTGTGTCCGCCATCTTTAAGTGGATAACAGAGAACTTCTGCTACTACAAACACGCAGAACCCAGCTGGAAG AACTCTATTCGTCAAACCTTGTCCCGCAACAAGTGCTTCAGGAAGGTCCCCAAACAAAAAGACGAGCCCAGCAAGGGAGGTTTCTGGCAGATTGACCCAGAGTATGCAGACATGTTCGTCAACGGCATCTTCAAAGGCAGGACCAGAACGCTGAGGAGGAACAACGGTTTTCAGGGCAATCAGGACACTGCAAGAACTTCTGCTAATGAAGATGTGAGTCCTGAACAAAAGCCCCTGTTGTCCACTAAACCAGACTCCATGAGGGTAGACATTCTGGCAGCAGCGTTGGAGGAAGTTCTCGGTGGTGATTGTAGCACCTTGGAAGATTCTGACCTCAACGCTGCTCTGAGGTCCCTGGAATGTGAGATGGAGGGGATGCAGGAACCAATAGGAGAGCTGGGAAGGTGGTGGGGAGACGTGATGAACCAGCAGCTGTCCTACGGCTACATGGACCTGTGTGTCACCACCACGGACGGCACAGGGAACGTAGCAGAGCTCCAGACGCCTCAGCACTATCTGTACCAGCATCAGGACCATCTCAATGAGTCCTCGGTGTCGGGGGAAGGGGCGGAGGTCAAAGTGGACACAGTGACCGTACCCCCAACCCTGGATCCAGGCTTTGGTCTGAGTGAGGGCTTCTTCACAGCTACCTGTGACcatccaccaccaccaacactgaCTGTCCTATAA